In a genomic window of Aggregatimonas sangjinii:
- a CDS encoding ABC transporter permease, with product MFTNHLKIAWRSIKKDKLFTAIKIGGFAVGIAACLLIALFIRNELSYDQHYTNKNQIYRVVLQGEWNGEIIKSTHFQLPFADALQSDFPEIIKAGKINTIEIFGAGKRGMRLADKVQNNFEEGFVLADQEAFDILEVELEQGNPALALTQPRSIVLSKSKAEQYFQNGKALGESIILDNDSSKPYTVTGVMRDIPKKSHLDFDFLLPITDTNMSWTNQNYFTYVLVDPNTNTQDLEQKMRSIIEKYVIPAQLERGRGADFIEVLKTIEYKLQPVADIHLKSDIKMGDGLKHGDIRFVWLFAAIAGFVLLLAAINFINLSTAKSANRAKEVGLRKTVGAFKHNLVTQFLTESVLFSIISFVLGTLLAWLLLPTFNTIAAKSIDIPWSAWWFVPVILVCALIIGLIAGLYPAFYLSAFKPVNVLKGSLSTGSKSGRLRSGLVVFQFTTSVILIIGTLIIYQQMDFILHKELGYDKEQVVILEGTDVLGSKSESFKRQLVQLPQVKAASLSHYLPIEGGSRNGNTFKKADEGDEGRGIPGQIWRVDYDYVKTLGIQVKEGRDFSKEFASDSINSIIINKKMAQELALTNPIGKEIDNNGQVWTIIGVIEDFHFKSLKEDISSLSLVIGDNNGAIAVKLKKGNMNEALASITSIWNKNVPNQSINYTFLDQEFTQMHEDVQRMGHLFNSFAIFAILVACLGLFALSAFMVEQRKKEISIRLVLGAPFKSIYRLLTLDFMKLILISIVLAIPVGWFLMNRWLEDFAYRITIDWEIFATAGLIALGIAMLTISYQSVGATLIKPLKSLRTE from the coding sequence ATGTTTACAAACCATCTAAAAATTGCTTGGCGCAGTATCAAAAAAGACAAACTTTTCACGGCCATCAAAATAGGTGGATTTGCCGTGGGAATCGCCGCATGTCTTTTAATAGCGTTATTTATTCGAAATGAACTGAGCTATGACCAACACTACACTAATAAAAATCAAATTTACCGGGTAGTATTGCAAGGGGAATGGAACGGTGAAATCATAAAAAGTACTCATTTTCAATTGCCTTTTGCCGACGCCCTTCAGTCCGACTTTCCCGAAATCATAAAAGCAGGCAAAATCAACACCATAGAGATATTCGGAGCAGGAAAGCGGGGAATGCGCCTGGCCGACAAGGTGCAAAATAATTTTGAGGAAGGATTTGTGCTGGCAGACCAAGAAGCATTTGATATTTTGGAAGTCGAGTTGGAACAAGGTAATCCTGCTCTGGCATTGACACAGCCGAGAAGTATAGTCCTATCGAAATCAAAAGCCGAACAATATTTCCAAAATGGGAAGGCGCTGGGAGAAAGTATCATCTTGGACAATGATAGTTCAAAACCATATACCGTAACTGGGGTTATGAGAGACATTCCTAAAAAATCGCATCTCGATTTCGATTTTTTACTTCCGATAACGGATACCAATATGAGCTGGACCAATCAGAACTATTTTACCTATGTTCTGGTCGACCCGAACACGAATACCCAGGATCTGGAACAAAAAATGCGTTCCATAATCGAAAAGTATGTAATCCCGGCGCAATTAGAGCGGGGACGTGGCGCTGACTTTATAGAAGTGCTCAAAACCATCGAGTACAAACTCCAGCCCGTAGCCGATATTCATTTAAAATCGGATATCAAAATGGGCGACGGACTCAAACATGGCGATATTCGGTTTGTATGGCTCTTCGCGGCCATTGCCGGCTTCGTACTACTTTTGGCCGCTATCAATTTTATCAATCTCTCAACGGCAAAATCGGCCAATAGAGCCAAGGAGGTCGGGCTTAGAAAGACGGTGGGTGCTTTTAAACATAACTTGGTCACCCAGTTTTTAACGGAGTCCGTTCTTTTCAGTATCATCTCATTTGTACTAGGAACCTTATTGGCCTGGCTGCTACTTCCCACCTTCAATACCATTGCTGCAAAATCAATCGACATACCATGGTCGGCTTGGTGGTTCGTACCGGTCATTTTGGTCTGTGCCTTGATTATCGGCTTGATAGCTGGTCTCTATCCCGCATTTTACTTATCCGCCTTTAAACCTGTGAACGTGCTCAAGGGCAGTTTGAGTACTGGAAGTAAGAGTGGCAGATTGCGCAGCGGATTGGTCGTTTTTCAGTTTACTACTTCAGTCATCTTAATCATCGGAACCTTGATCATCTACCAACAAATGGACTTTATCCTGCACAAAGAACTAGGCTATGACAAAGAGCAGGTAGTCATACTTGAGGGTACCGATGTACTGGGCTCCAAATCGGAATCTTTTAAACGACAATTGGTACAATTACCACAGGTAAAAGCAGCAAGTTTAAGCCATTATTTGCCCATTGAAGGAGGTAGTAGAAACGGGAATACCTTCAAGAAGGCCGATGAAGGTGACGAAGGGCGCGGCATACCCGGGCAGATTTGGCGCGTAGACTATGACTATGTAAAAACTTTGGGTATTCAAGTAAAAGAAGGACGCGATTTTTCCAAAGAATTCGCTTCGGATTCCATCAACTCGATTATCATCAATAAAAAAATGGCACAAGAACTGGCTCTGACAAATCCAATCGGTAAGGAAATTGATAACAACGGGCAAGTATGGACGATTATCGGGGTCATCGAAGACTTTCATTTTAAATCGTTGAAAGAGGATATCTCATCCTTATCGTTGGTCATTGGGGATAATAATGGGGCCATAGCCGTAAAACTTAAAAAGGGTAACATGAATGAGGCCTTAGCTTCGATTACATCAATTTGGAACAAAAATGTACCGAACCAGTCCATCAACTATACCTTTCTAGACCAAGAATTCACCCAGATGCACGAAGACGTGCAACGCATGGGCCATCTGTTCAACAGTTTTGCCATATTCGCGATTTTGGTCGCCTGCTTGGGCCTCTTCGCTCTTTCAGCCTTTATGGTAGAGCAGCGCAAGAAAGAAATCAGCATCCGCTTGGTACTCGGGGCACCCTTTAAAAGTATTTATCGATTGTTGACACTCGATTTTATGAAATTGATTTTAATTTCTATCGTGTTAGCTATACCTGTAGGGTGGTTTCTAATGAACCGTTGGTTAGAGGATTTCGCCTACCGGATTACCATCGATTGGGAAATTTTTGCAACGGCAGGTTTAATCGCATTGGGGATTGCGATGCTGACCATAAGTTATCAATCGGTAGGAGCCACATTGATCAAACCGCTAAAGAGTCTGCGAACGGAATAA